A window of the Streptomyces sp. NBC_00454 genome harbors these coding sequences:
- the rpsL gene encoding 30S ribosomal protein S12, giving the protein MPTIQQLVRKGRQDKVEKTKTPALEASPQRRGVCTRVFTTTPKKPNSALRKVARVRLTSGIEVTAYIPGEGHNLQEHSIVLVRGGRVKDLPGVRYKIIRGALDTQAVKNRKQARSRYGAKKEK; this is encoded by the coding sequence GTGCCTACGATCCAGCAGCTGGTCCGTAAGGGCCGGCAGGACAAGGTCGAGAAGACAAAGACCCCCGCGCTTGAGGCCTCGCCCCAGCGTCGCGGTGTCTGCACGCGTGTGTTCACGACCACCCCGAAGAAGCCGAACTCGGCGCTCCGTAAGGTCGCGCGCGTGCGTCTGACCTCCGGCATCGAGGTCACCGCTTACATTCCGGGTGAGGGACACAACCTGCAGGAGCACTCCATCGTGCTCGTGCGTGGTGGCCGTGTGAAGGACCTGCCGGGTGTTCGTTACAAGATCATCCGCGGTGCGCTTGACACCCAGGCTGTCAAGAACCGCAAGCAGGCCCGCAGCCGCTACGGCGCCAAGAAGGAGAAGTAG
- a CDS encoding YfhO family protein, whose protein sequence is MGTATTQPTTTEGPPELLHGPPQSPPEAPPRPPATRGRRALRRAGAPLLAFLIASGALCASWAARGTYPFGATGRAINDQANQYVPFHRALWDLVHGQAAGDLLFTWRGGFGEPFLSDYYTYLCNPFSWLTVLVPRDRVDLAVFAITPLTMGAAAAVMACYLGKLHAGPWWQRGVLGAVYGLCGWALSDASYIPMWLWGLVALPLLGIAVEWCLERRRWPAATLLVALAWFGNFYTAMMATMAACVLLAIRLILTDLTGPQRLRAAGRAATAAATGILLTLPLLLPAFLSSGAAQPTGAGAFHPVRLDAFLTGMLPATHLWGGRPRLYVASLGLILAGSFLLNGAVAKRTRLVWAVATGLVAASFQFPPTQYVWHGLAVPNGNPYREAFVFSGMLVILAWLSLAAGPRPRQLALSFGVLVAATAVLSRTDDFGGATWPAVLGGGAVSLLALVLLARGAKRPVLIPVAAALMIGVVLAESTAAAVNADLRRGRERWAAPAVTSGPSITRRFEAARQVHGWPAYRTDSGSPQSSYNDALALRTEGPQYYSSYLPEVTYRALEPLGFGFKNDGRTFFGADNPVLDAIFSIGARVRPAADPDTWTASRFPAPPLVTVRSAPYTSPNPAGSVYARQENLLGATVYRVPPVTRGGTATERTYAARCAPGSEAFWYSPGLYGTVASGGVRWRLGGRSAGVLPLGRIPANGRGEVTVKTRNLRADAGRHPVGCLDRAELTGAVARLTATGATEVTAGGHTIEATFPKGTTGTAVFAMTDVPGWRCTAPVKDFHGLVSMDIPAGTTRLSCTFTPRGLTPGLAGATLALLALASVTVTGLRRERRRG, encoded by the coding sequence TTGGGGACGGCCACCACCCAGCCGACGACGACCGAGGGTCCGCCGGAGCTCCTCCACGGCCCGCCGCAGAGCCCGCCCGAAGCCCCGCCCCGCCCCCCGGCCACCCGAGGCCGCCGGGCCCTGCGGCGGGCCGGCGCCCCCCTGCTGGCCTTCCTCATCGCCTCGGGCGCCTTATGCGCCTCCTGGGCGGCCCGGGGCACATACCCCTTCGGCGCCACCGGCCGCGCCATCAACGACCAGGCCAACCAGTACGTGCCCTTCCACCGGGCCCTGTGGGACCTGGTGCACGGCCAGGCGGCCGGAGACCTCCTCTTCACCTGGCGCGGCGGCTTCGGCGAACCGTTCCTCTCCGACTACTACACCTACCTCTGCAACCCCTTCTCCTGGCTGACCGTCCTGGTCCCCCGCGACCGGGTCGACCTCGCCGTCTTCGCGATCACCCCGCTCACGATGGGCGCCGCCGCCGCCGTGATGGCCTGCTACCTCGGCAAACTGCACGCCGGCCCCTGGTGGCAGCGGGGCGTCCTGGGAGCCGTGTACGGGCTGTGCGGCTGGGCGCTCAGCGACGCCTCGTACATCCCCATGTGGCTGTGGGGCCTGGTCGCCCTCCCCCTGCTCGGCATCGCCGTCGAGTGGTGCCTGGAGCGGCGCCGCTGGCCCGCCGCGACCCTGCTGGTGGCGCTCGCCTGGTTCGGGAACTTCTACACCGCGATGATGGCCACGATGGCCGCCTGCGTGCTGCTCGCCATCCGCCTGATCCTCACGGACCTGACCGGCCCGCAGCGGCTGCGCGCCGCGGGGCGGGCCGCGACGGCCGCCGCGACAGGGATCCTGCTGACCCTGCCGCTGCTGCTGCCCGCGTTCCTCTCCAGCGGGGCCGCGCAGCCGACCGGGGCGGGCGCGTTCCATCCGGTGCGGCTCGATGCCTTCCTGACGGGCATGCTCCCCGCCACCCACCTGTGGGGTGGCCGGCCCCGGCTGTACGTGGCCTCGCTCGGCCTGATCCTCGCCGGGTCCTTCCTCCTCAACGGGGCCGTCGCCAAGAGGACCCGCCTGGTGTGGGCCGTGGCCACGGGGCTGGTGGCGGCCTCCTTCCAGTTCCCGCCGACCCAGTACGTCTGGCACGGGCTGGCGGTGCCCAACGGCAACCCCTACCGCGAGGCCTTCGTCTTCAGCGGGATGCTCGTGATCCTGGCCTGGCTGTCGCTGGCCGCCGGGCCCCGTCCGCGGCAGCTGGCGCTGAGCTTCGGGGTGCTGGTCGCCGCCACCGCCGTCCTCAGCCGCACCGACGACTTCGGCGGCGCCACCTGGCCCGCGGTCCTGGGCGGCGGAGCGGTGTCCCTGCTGGCCCTGGTCCTGCTGGCGCGGGGCGCCAAGCGCCCGGTGCTGATCCCCGTGGCCGCCGCCCTGATGATCGGCGTGGTCCTCGCCGAGTCCACGGCCGCCGCGGTCAATGCCGACCTGCGCCGGGGACGCGAGCGCTGGGCGGCGCCCGCGGTGACCTCGGGCCCGTCGATCACCCGCCGCTTCGAAGCCGCCCGCCAGGTGCACGGCTGGCCCGCGTACCGGACCGACTCGGGCTCGCCGCAGAGCTCGTACAACGACGCGCTCGCGCTCCGGACCGAGGGCCCGCAGTACTACAGCAGCTACCTGCCCGAGGTCACCTACCGGGCACTGGAACCCCTCGGCTTCGGCTTCAAGAACGACGGCCGTACCTTCTTCGGCGCCGACAACCCCGTCCTGGACGCCATCTTCTCGATCGGCGCCCGGGTCCGCCCCGCAGCCGATCCGGACACCTGGACCGCCTCCCGGTTCCCGGCCCCTCCCCTGGTCACCGTCCGCAGCGCCCCCTACACCTCCCCCAACCCGGCGGGCAGCGTCTACGCCCGCCAGGAGAACCTGCTCGGAGCCACCGTCTACCGGGTCCCGCCCGTCACCCGCGGCGGCACCGCCACCGAGCGGACGTACGCCGCCCGGTGCGCCCCCGGCTCCGAGGCCTTCTGGTACTCCCCCGGGCTCTACGGCACGGTGGCCTCCGGCGGCGTGCGGTGGCGCCTGGGGGGCCGCTCGGCCGGGGTCCTGCCGCTCGGCCGGATCCCCGCGAACGGCCGGGGCGAGGTCACCGTGAAGACCCGTAACCTGCGCGCAGACGCCGGCCGGCACCCCGTCGGCTGCCTCGACCGCGCCGAGCTCACCGGGGCCGTCGCCCGGCTCACCGCCACCGGGGCCACCGAGGTCACCGCGGGGGGCCACACCATCGAGGCCACCTTCCCGAAGGGCACCACCGGCACCGCCGTCTTCGCGATGACCGACGTGCCCGGCTGGCGGTGCACGGCCCCGGTGAAGGACTTCCACGGACTGGTCTCCATGGACATCCCCGCCGGAACCACCCGCCTCTCCTGCACCTTCACCCCCAGGGGCCTCACCCCGGGCCTGGCCGGCGCCACCCTCGCCCTCCTGGCCCTGGCCTCGGTCACGGTGACGGGCCTGCGCCGCGAGCGCCGCCGGGGCTGA
- the rpsG gene encoding 30S ribosomal protein S7, which yields MPRKGPAPKRPVIIDPVYASPLVTSLINKILLNGKRSTAERIVYGAMEGLREKTGADPVITLKRALENVKPSLEVKSRRVGGATYQVPIEVKPGRAATLSLRWIVGYSRARREKTMTERLMNELLDASNGLGAAVKKREDTHKMAESNKAFAHYRW from the coding sequence ATGCCTCGTAAGGGCCCCGCCCCGAAGCGCCCGGTCATCATCGACCCGGTCTACGCATCTCCCCTGGTGACGTCGCTCATCAACAAGATCCTCCTGAACGGCAAGCGCTCCACCGCCGAGCGCATCGTTTACGGCGCCATGGAAGGCCTCCGCGAGAAGACCGGCGCTGACCCGGTCATCACGCTGAAGCGCGCGCTGGAGAACGTCAAGCCGTCGCTTGAGGTCAAGTCCCGCCGTGTCGGTGGCGCCACTTACCAGGTGCCGATCGAGGTCAAGCCGGGTCGCGCTGCGACCCTGTCGCTCCGCTGGATCGTGGGTTACTCCCGCGCCCGTCGTGAGAAGACCATGACCGAGCGCCTCATGAACGAGCTCCTCGACGCCTCGAACGGCCTCGGTGCGGCCGTCAAGAAGCGTGAGGACACGCACAAGATGGCCGAGTCCAACAAGGCCTTCGCGCACTACCGCTGGTAG
- a CDS encoding DNA-directed RNA polymerase subunit beta', whose amino-acid sequence MLDVNFFDELRIGLATADDIRTWSHGEVKKPETINYRTLKPEKDGLFCEKIFGPTRDWECYCGKYKRVRFKGIICERCGVEVTRAKVRRERMGHIELAAPVTHIWYFKGVPSRLGYLLDLAPKDLEKVIYFAAYMITFVDDERRTRDLPSLEAHVSIERQQIENRRDSDLEGRAKKLETDLAELEAEGAKADVRRKVREGAEREMKQLRDRAQREIDRLDEVWARFKNLKVQDLEGDELLYRELRDRFGTYFDGCMGAAALQKRLESFDLDEEAERLREIIRTGKGQKKTRALKRLKVVSAFLQTSNKPKGMVLDCVPVIPPDLRPMVQLDGGRFATSDLNDLYRRVINRNNRLKRLLDLGAPEIIVNNEKRMLQEAVDALFDNGRRGRPVTGPGNRPLKSLSDMLKGKQGRFRQNLLGKRVDYSARSVIVVGPQLKLHQCGLPKAMALELFKPFVMKRLVDLNHAQNIKSAKRMVERGRTVVYDVLEEVIAEHPVLLNRAPTLHRLGIQAFEPQLVEGKAIQIHPLVCTAFNADFDGDQMAVHLPLSAEAQAEARILMLSSNNILKPADGRPVTMPTQDMVLGLFFLTTDGELRDVKGEGRAFGSTAEATMAFDNGELALQSAVDIRFPVGTIPPRGWVHPVAEEGEQEFQAGDSFRLRTTLGRALFNELLPEDYPFVDYSVGKKQLSEIVNDLAERYPKVIVAATLDNLKAAGFHWATRSGVTVAISDVVVPEAKKAIVKGYEELDEKVQKQYERGLITKDERTQELIAIWTKATNEVAEAMNANFPKTNPIFMMVDSGARGNMMQMRQIAGMRGLVSNAKNETIPRPIKASFREGLTVLEYFISTHGARKGLADTALRTADSGYLTRRLVDVSQDVIIREEDCGTERGLKLKIGVKDETGVLRKADDVETSIYARMLAEDVVIDGKVIAPANVDLGDVLIDALIANGVEEVKTRSVLTCESAVGTCAFCYGRSLATGKLVDIGEAVGIIAAQSIGEPGTQLTMRTFHTGGVAGDDITQGLPRVVELFEARTPKGVAPISEAAGRVRIEETEKTKKIVITPDDGSEETPFPISKRAKVIVSEGDHVEVGQKLTMGATNPHDVLRILGQRAVQVHLVGEVQKVYNSQGVSIHDKHIEIIIRQMLRRVTIIESGDAELLPGELVERSKFETENRRVVTEGGHPASGRPQLMGITKASLATESWLSAASFQETTRVLTDAAINAKSDSLIGLKENVIIGKLIPAGTGLARYRNIRVEPTEEAKAAMYSAVGYDDIDYSPFGTGSGQAVPLEDYDYGPYNG is encoded by the coding sequence GTGCTCGACGTCAACTTCTTCGACGAGCTGCGGATCGGCCTTGCCACCGCGGACGACATCCGAACCTGGTCCCACGGCGAGGTCAAGAAGCCGGAGACCATCAACTACCGCACGCTCAAGCCCGAGAAGGACGGACTCTTCTGCGAGAAGATCTTCGGTCCGACCCGGGACTGGGAGTGCTACTGCGGCAAGTACAAGCGTGTCCGCTTCAAGGGCATCATCTGTGAGCGTTGTGGCGTCGAAGTCACGCGCGCCAAGGTGCGCCGCGAGCGGATGGGCCACATCGAGCTTGCCGCTCCCGTCACCCACATCTGGTACTTCAAGGGCGTCCCGTCGCGCCTTGGCTACCTGCTGGACCTCGCGCCGAAGGACCTCGAAAAGGTCATCTACTTCGCCGCGTACATGATCACGTTCGTGGACGACGAGCGCCGCACCCGCGACCTCCCGTCCCTGGAGGCGCACGTCTCCATCGAGCGCCAGCAGATCGAGAACCGACGCGACTCGGACCTCGAAGGCCGCGCCAAGAAGCTCGAGACCGACCTGGCCGAGCTTGAGGCCGAGGGCGCGAAGGCCGACGTACGCCGCAAGGTGCGCGAAGGTGCCGAGCGCGAGATGAAGCAGCTCCGTGACCGCGCTCAGCGCGAGATCGACCGTCTCGACGAGGTCTGGGCGCGCTTCAAGAACCTCAAGGTCCAGGACCTCGAGGGCGACGAGCTGCTCTACCGCGAGCTGCGCGACCGCTTCGGTACGTACTTCGACGGCTGCATGGGCGCCGCGGCGCTCCAGAAGCGTCTGGAGTCCTTCGACCTCGACGAAGAGGCCGAGCGCCTCCGCGAGATCATCCGTACCGGCAAGGGCCAGAAGAAGACCCGTGCGCTCAAGCGCCTCAAGGTCGTCTCCGCGTTCCTGCAGACCAGCAACAAGCCCAAGGGCATGGTTCTGGACTGCGTGCCGGTGATCCCGCCGGACCTGCGTCCGATGGTGCAGCTGGACGGTGGCCGCTTCGCGACCTCCGACCTGAACGACCTGTACCGCCGCGTGATCAACCGCAACAACCGCCTGAAGCGTCTTCTCGACCTCGGTGCTCCCGAGATCATCGTGAACAACGAGAAGCGCATGCTCCAGGAGGCCGTGGACGCCCTCTTCGACAACGGTCGTCGTGGTCGTCCGGTGACCGGTCCCGGTAACCGTCCGCTGAAGTCCCTGAGCGACATGCTCAAGGGCAAGCAGGGTCGATTCCGTCAGAACCTCCTCGGCAAGCGCGTGGACTACTCCGCGCGTTCCGTGATCGTCGTCGGCCCGCAGCTGAAGCTGCACCAGTGTGGTCTGCCCAAGGCCATGGCGCTGGAGCTCTTCAAGCCGTTCGTGATGAAGCGCCTGGTCGACCTGAACCACGCGCAGAACATCAAGTCGGCGAAGCGCATGGTCGAGCGCGGCCGCACGGTCGTCTACGACGTGCTCGAAGAGGTCATCGCCGAGCACCCGGTTCTCCTGAACCGTGCGCCCACGCTGCACCGCCTCGGCATCCAGGCCTTCGAGCCCCAGCTGGTCGAAGGCAAGGCCATCCAGATCCACCCGCTCGTCTGCACCGCGTTCAACGCGGACTTCGACGGTGACCAGATGGCCGTGCACCTGCCGCTTTCGGCAGAGGCGCAGGCCGAGGCCCGCATCCTGATGCTGTCCTCGAACAACATCCTGAAGCCGGCAGACGGTCGTCCCGTCACCATGCCGACCCAGGACATGGTGCTGGGTCTGTTCTTCCTCACCACCGACGGCGAGCTCCGTGACGTCAAGGGCGAGGGCCGTGCGTTCGGCTCCACCGCCGAGGCGACCATGGCGTTCGACAACGGTGAGCTGGCGCTCCAGTCGGCCGTCGACATCCGCTTCCCGGTGGGCACCATCCCGCCGCGTGGCTGGGTGCACCCGGTCGCCGAAGAGGGCGAGCAGGAGTTCCAGGCGGGCGACAGCTTCCGTCTGCGCACCACCCTGGGCCGCGCGCTCTTCAACGAGCTGCTGCCCGAGGACTACCCGTTCGTCGACTACTCGGTGGGCAAGAAGCAGCTCTCCGAGATCGTCAACGACCTGGCGGAGCGCTACCCCAAGGTGATCGTGGCGGCGACGCTCGACAACCTGAAGGCGGCCGGCTTCCACTGGGCGACCCGTTCGGGCGTCACCGTGGCCATCTCCGACGTCGTCGTGCCCGAGGCCAAGAAGGCCATCGTCAAGGGCTACGAGGAGCTGGACGAGAAGGTCCAGAAGCAGTACGAGCGCGGTCTGATCACCAAGGACGAGCGCACGCAGGAGCTCATCGCGATCTGGACCAAGGCGACCAACGAGGTTGCCGAGGCGATGAACGCGAACTTCCCCAAGACGAACCCCATCTTCATGATGGTTGACTCGGGTGCCCGAGGAAACATGATGCAGATGCGACAGATCGCCGGTATGCGTGGTCTGGTGTCGAACGCGAAGAACGAGACGATCCCGCGTCCGATCAAGGCGTCCTTCCGTGAGGGCCTCACCGTTCTGGAGTACTTCATCTCCACGCACGGTGCCCGTAAGGGTCTGGCGGACACCGCCCTGCGTACCGCCGACTCGGGTTACCTGACCCGTCGTCTGGTGGACGTCTCGCAGGACGTGATCATCCGCGAGGAGGACTGCGGTACCGAGCGCGGCCTGAAGCTGAAGATCGGCGTCAAGGACGAGACCGGCGTTCTGCGCAAGGCCGACGACGTCGAGACCTCCATCTACGCCCGCATGCTGGCCGAGGACGTCGTCATCGACGGCAAGGTCATCGCGCCGGCCAACGTGGACCTCGGTGACGTGCTCATCGACGCCCTCATCGCGAACGGTGTCGAGGAGGTCAAGACCCGCTCGGTCCTGACCTGTGAGTCCGCGGTCGGCACCTGTGCCTTCTGCTACGGACGCTCGCTCGCCACCGGCAAGCTGGTCGACATCGGTGAGGCGGTCGGCATCATCGCCGCCCAGTCCATCGGTGAGCCCGGTACCCAGCTGACGATGCGTACCTTCCACACCGGTGGTGTGGCCGGTGACGACATCACGCAGGGTCTGCCGCGTGTCGTCGAGCTCTTCGAAGCCCGTACCCCGAAGGGTGTCGCCCCGATCTCCGAGGCCGCCGGTCGCGTGCGGATCGAGGAGACCGAGAAGACGAAGAAGATCGTCATCACGCCCGACGACGGCAGCGAGGAGACGCCCTTCCCGATCTCCAAGCGCGCCAAGGTCATCGTCAGCGAGGGTGACCACGTCGAGGTCGGCCAGAAGCTCACCATGGGTGCGACCAACCCGCACGACGTGCTGCGCATCCTCGGCCAGCGTGCGGTCCAGGTCCACCTGGTCGGCGAAGTCCAGAAGGTCTACAACTCGCAGGGCGTGTCGATCCACGACAAGCACATCGAGATCATCATCCGGCAGATGCTCCGCCGCGTGACGATCATCGAGTCCGGCGACGCGGAGCTCCTGCCGGGCGAGCTCGTCGAGCGGTCGAAGTTCGAGACCGAGAACCGTCGTGTGGTCACCGAGGGCGGTCACCCCGCCTCCGGCCGTCCGCAGCTGATGGGTATCACCAAGGCCTCGCTCGCGACCGAGTCCTGGCTGTCGGCGGCGTCGTTCCAGGAGACGACCAGGGTTCTGACGGACGCGGCGATCAACGCCAAGTCCGACTCCCTGATCGGCCTCAAGGAGAACGTCATCATCGGTAAGCTCATCCCGGCCGGTACGGGCCTCGCCCGCTACCGCAACATCCGGGTCGAGCCCACCGAGGAAGCCAAGGCAGCGATGTACTCGGCCGTCGGTTACGACGACATCGACTACTCGCCCTTCGGCACCGGCTCCGGCCAGGCTGTCCCGCTGGAGGACTACGACTACGGCCCGTACAACGGCTAA